One uncultured Carboxylicivirga sp. genomic window, TCAAACTACATTCCCAAATTCTTTTCCTAACGCAGTTGTTGATAACCCAACAAATAAGCGCGATTGGGTATGGCAAACAACCACCGATACTGACGGGAACCCTGTTATAGCAATGGTGCAGATCAGCTATGATAAATCATCGCACGACTATTACTATGCCAAATGGACAGGTAGTGAGTGGCGTAAAACATTTTTAGCCAATGGAGGAGGTCATTTTCATCAGACTCCGGGGCTTGAACTATGTTATAGCGGAGGTATGGCCATTGATGACAAAGCACCTAATGAAGTATATTGCTCAGTTCCGGTTAATGGTTCTTCGGGGAGAGTTTATGAGTTGAATAAATATTCTTTGGATGAAGATGGAGTTGTTTTATCGACAGAACAAATAACTACAAATTCTGAATTAAATAATGTTAGACCATATATTATAACCAATTCAGATGATAGTCCTATGAAGTTGGTGTGGATGCACGGTAATTATTACGATTGGATTGTAAGTTCATCACGACCACAAGGATATGCAACAGGTATTAACAGTGATTACCCTGTATTTACCGGTAATATTGATTTGACTAATGGATTAATTATTGATGAGGCTTTCGATACGGATGTTGCCGGAACTGCATCCACAAAAGATGGTGTATTAGTTGTTACAGATGATACCTATGGGACCTTTGCGGTTGAGGAGACTTCGACTTTTTCAATTTCATTCTCTCCTTATCTCTATTCAGAATCATATGCCGGTATGATGCTGGAAGCTGGTTTATTGGAATACGGATTGGATGCATCAACCACTAAACCTTACCTTAGAATGGGTGGCGAAATATACAATAGCAGCAATCTATTGGGTACTTCAGATGTTTGGCAAACAACAAATCGTGGTACCGGAGGACAATGGTATACACCAACAAAACTTAAATATTTTAATCTTACTCTTACTTATGCCAATAATATTTTAACTATTTATAGAAATGGGTTGATTGATCAGGTGATTGAAATTGAAGGTTTGACGTTGAGTGATCTTAAATTAGGTGGTTTTAATGGCTGGGTTGAGGATTGCAAAATTTATAATAGAGCATTGATTCAGGAAGAAGTTAGAGAGTTAACGAAAGTCAGTCTGGCTTATGCCTTAAATAATGATATGTTGACAGATATGGAGCTGCAGAGTTTATCTGTTCCGGCAAATATCTTCACAGATATTGTATTGCCATTAAAAACTGTATCAGGAAATGATATTAACTGGTTATCTGATAATACTTCTGTTATTTCAATTAACGGTATTGTAACTTTACCAGGTGTTGTCACTACGGTTTCTTTAACTGCGTCTATTAATGGTACAAGTAAGCATTTTGATGTCGAAGTTTGGCCTCGTAATATTAATAACAACCTGGTATTGAAATACACTTTCGATAGTGGAGATGAATATCTTCAAAATGGAATACGTTTTGTGAAAGATCAATCAGAAAACGGATTGGATGCTGTAGTTCATGGAGGTGCACAGATTAACGGATCACTGGATCTAAGCTCCAACACTGCAACAGGGTTTTCGACGAATGGTTATATGGTGGCTCCTGAAGGTATTCTGGATGAGATAAGAAGCTTCACCTTTTTAGCAACTATTAACCCGGAGTCGCTAAGTAATTTGCCTCGTATTTTTGACTTTGGTTCAGCTAGTTCAAATAGTTATTTTTTAAGAGCTAATGGCTTTTCTGTGGGATATAAGTATAATGGTAACTCAACCACTTTAATAAATGCTTCACAGAGTCTTTCAGTAGGAGAGGAAGTTAAAATAGCAATGACCTTTGATGCTAAGACCAAAACAACAGCCATCTACCTGAATGGCGTTAACTTGGCCAATAGTACTGCTATCACTTACGAACCTTATCAATTAACCAACATTGCATCAGACAAAAGAAATTACATTGGTCGTACACAATGGTGGGATACCAGCGTGGCTAATAGTAATGTTGATTTTAAAGGAACTATTGATGAGGTATATGTTTATGATATCGCTTTATCTGAAGATGAAATTAGCACAATTCAATCAGATCCTGCATCAATAAATAATACAGAAACAGGATTATATAGCTTATTCCCAAATCCGGTATTATGTAATAATGTTGTAAAGGTTGATTATAAGTTGGAGGAAGTCAATTCGAATAATATAAAGTTAGAGGTAGTTAATTTAAAGGGAGACTTGGTGTGTAGCTACTTTCCAACATCTTTCCCATTTGAAATGAAAGGATTTCGATCTTCAGGAATTTACTTTGTGAACCTGTTTAACGGGAACAAAATTCTTGGTATGGAAAAGTTGATTGTAATGTGATTCTTAAAGAGAAAATTTTAATTATAACTTTTCCAATCGCTCAATAACCTCGTTTTTATAGCTTCTGCTTATGGGTATTTCGTGGTTGGCTATCTCAACGGTTTCATGGGTAAAAGCTTTAATGTGCTGAATGGCTACAATAAAGGAGCGATGTGTTCTGATAAAGTTAGCAGTGGGTAATTTTGCTTCAATATTACTGATTGTTTCGCGGGTGGTTATCGTCTGGTCTGTTAAATGGATTCTGATGTAGTCACTCAAACTTTCGATAAAGAGAATCTCGTTAAAGCTTATTTTCACCATTTTTCGATCGGAGCGAACAAAAATAAAATCATTTGTTTCGGATTGAATCTCCTCCATCGAAGTTATATGAATTTGAGGAGTTTCATCCAGGTATTTTTGAACCGATTGAAGCAATCGGTCAAAGGCAATGGGTTTGAGCAGGTAATCAACAGCTTTTAAATCAAATCCGTCAATGGCATATTCGCGATAGGCAGTAGTAAAAATTACCCTGCAGTTTCGGTTGATCGCTTTGGCAAAATCAAGTCCTGATATTTCAGGCATGTTAATATCGAGAAAAATAAGGTCAATGGATTGGTTGGTTAACCTTTGAAAGGCTTCCAGTGCATTTTTACATAAAGCCACCACTTTAATCTGGTCAATCTTGCTTAAATGACTTTCCAGAACATCGCGGGCAGCCGATTCATCATCAACAATCAGGCAGTTTATAACTTTGCTCA contains:
- a CDS encoding BNR-4 repeat-containing protein, with the protein product MNPKSILIKVLFLFILLSPSFIVNAQVNEGKVITDEGAWCWFADPRALHYENSEGTINSTYIGYIDVHGNIKATQHNFLTGVTNEVLIRSYFQPDDHNNPSFLILPDERVMIFYSRHTDEACFYYRISTKPGDITSLGAEIRLNTQYNTTYPSPFILSDDPDHIYLCWRGINWHPTIGRLTMPDANDEVSFDWGPYQMVQSTAARPYCKYDSNGKDKINLTYTLGHPDNEYPNYVFYNYVDINTRQLKDINGTLLSNISNGPLGVNQTTFPNSFPNAVVDNPTNKRDWVWQTTTDTDGNPVIAMVQISYDKSSHDYYYAKWTGSEWRKTFLANGGGHFHQTPGLELCYSGGMAIDDKAPNEVYCSVPVNGSSGRVYELNKYSLDEDGVVLSTEQITTNSELNNVRPYIITNSDDSPMKLVWMHGNYYDWIVSSSRPQGYATGINSDYPVFTGNIDLTNGLIIDEAFDTDVAGTASTKDGVLVVTDDTYGTFAVEETSTFSISFSPYLYSESYAGMMLEAGLLEYGLDASTTKPYLRMGGEIYNSSNLLGTSDVWQTTNRGTGGQWYTPTKLKYFNLTLTYANNILTIYRNGLIDQVIEIEGLTLSDLKLGGFNGWVEDCKIYNRALIQEEVRELTKVSLAYALNNDMLTDMELQSLSVPANIFTDIVLPLKTVSGNDINWLSDNTSVISINGIVTLPGVVTTVSLTASINGTSKHFDVEVWPRNINNNLVLKYTFDSGDEYLQNGIRFVKDQSENGLDAVVHGGAQINGSLDLSSNTATGFSTNGYMVAPEGILDEIRSFTFLATINPESLSNLPRIFDFGSASSNSYFLRANGFSVGYKYNGNSTTLINASQSLSVGEEVKIAMTFDAKTKTTAIYLNGVNLANSTAITYEPYQLTNIASDKRNYIGRTQWWDTSVANSNVDFKGTIDEVYVYDIALSEDEISTIQSDPASINNTETGLYSLFPNPVLCNNVVKVDYKLEEVNSNNIKLEVVNLKGDLVCSYFPTSFPFEMKGFRSSGIYFVNLFNGNKILGMEKLIVM
- a CDS encoding LytTR family DNA-binding domain-containing protein, which gives rise to MSKVINCLIVDDESAARDVLESHLSKIDQIKVVALCKNALEAFQRLTNQSIDLIFLDINMPEISGLDFAKAINRNCRVIFTTAYREYAIDGFDLKAVDYLLKPIAFDRLLQSVQKYLDETPQIHITSMEEIQSETNDFIFVRSDRKMVKISFNEILFIESLSDYIRIHLTDQTITTRETISNIEAKLPTANFIRTHRSFIVAIQHIKAFTHETVEIANHEIPISRSYKNEVIERLEKL